One window of Manihot esculenta cultivar AM560-2 chromosome 17, M.esculenta_v8, whole genome shotgun sequence genomic DNA carries:
- the LOC110605013 gene encoding serine/threonine-protein kinase-like protein ACR4 — MGSGKQIAYDFTLALLSIFIIILGVVLYFFCRKKPVESEENLSVKVSAPTYPLTDIDAATDGFNHRRVIGKGRLGTVYAAVLPREELVAVKRIHPSLVLSNAGFGFSSILKTLSLAQHPNIVPILGISQAPGERIIVMEFVGMASLDFYLHESSDGGSLLDWSRRLRVAAGAARGLEYLHEGVAPNVIHGCFKASNILLDVKFSARVCDYGLSFLAPTERRGIAGYVDEEYWREIGGGPCKASDVYGFGVVLLELLTGRRNEEGLLVKWALPLIKDMNFSDVLDPRLALPSDMKQIIRLAKVASACVSNSRKSRPTIVQVAAILNSLEAEVCL; from the coding sequence ATGGGCTCCGGCAAGCAAATTGCTTATGATTTTACCCTTGCGcttctttcaatttttattatcattcttGGTGTGGTCCTTTATTTCTTCTGTAGAAAGAAGCCTGTAGAATCTGAAGAAAATCTTTCAGTCAAGGTTTCTGCTCCCACATATCCATTGACAGATATAGATGCTGCTACTGATGGCTTTAACCATCGGAGAGTTATCGGTAAAGGTCGTTTAGGTACGGTATACGCTGCCGTATTGCCAAGAGAAGAGCTAGTTGCAGTTAAAAGAATACACCCATCTCTTGTTTTGAGCAATGCTGGTTTTGGATTCTCTTCAATACTTAAAACACTGTCTTTAGCCCAGCATCCAAATATAGTGCCTATATTGGGAATTTCACAGGCTCCTGGTGAGAGAATTATTGTCATGGAATTTGTTGGTATGGCCAGTTTGgatttttatttgcatgaaagTTCTGATGGGGGTTCCTTATTGGATTGGAGCCGGCGACTGAGGGTTGCTGCCGGAGCGGCTAGAGGGCTTGAATACTTACATGAAGGGGTGGCACCAAATGTTATACATGGGTGTTTCAAGGCCTCAAATATTCTATTAGATGTGAAGTTTTCTGCTAGGGTTTGTGACTATGGGCTATCTTTTTTGGCACCTACAGAAAGAAGAGGAATTGCAGGGTACGTGGATGAAGAATATTGGAGGGAGATAGGTGGTGGTCCTTGCAAAGCAAGTGATGTTTATGGGTTTGGTGTGGTTTTGTTAGAGCTTTTGACTGGAAGGAGAAATGAGGAAGGGTTACTTGTGAAGTGGGCATTGCCTTTGATTAAAGACATGAACTTTAGTGATGTTTTAGATCCTAGACTTGCATTACCTTCAGACATGAAACAAATCATTAGATTGGCCAAGGTTGCTTCAGCTTGTGTTAGCAATTCTAGGAAGAGCAGACCTACTATTGTTCAAGTTGCAGCAATCCTGAACAGTTTAGAGGCCGAGGTATGTCTGTAG
- the LOC110604888 gene encoding protein DMP4 has translation MEIKLEDGNSHDHHLKEKKLPFLESAGLPMPNTEQKNLIQKAIAQTFKSTAYLANLLPTGTVLSFQLLSPIFSNKGHCDSVSRVMTIVLVALCSFSCFLLSFTDSFIDKTGNVCHGFATVHGLWIIDGSGTIAPELGVKYRLQFIDFMHAFMSILVFVAIALFDQNVVNCLNPTPSAEMQEVLGALPVGIGVVCSVLFVVFPTQRHGIGFPLSAI, from the coding sequence ATGGAGATTAAGCTAGAAGATGGAAACTCTCATGATCACCATCTTAAAGAGAAAAAGCTTCCCTTCCTGGAATCTGCAGGCTTGCCCATGCCTAACACAGAACAGAAAAATCTGATTCAGAAAGCTATTGCTCAGACATTTAAGAGCACAGCCTATTTGGCCAATCTCTTGCCTACAGGAACTGTTCTTTCTTTCCAACTCCTGTCGCCCATATTCTCCAACAAAGGACACTGTGACTCAGTTAGCAGGGTCATGACCATAGTGCTAGTAGCTCTCTGTAGCTTCTCATGTTTCTTGTTGAGCTTCACTGATAGCTTCATAGACAAGACTGGGAACGTTTGTCATGGATTTGCTACAGTTCATGGGTTATGGATTATTGATGGGTCTGGTACTATTGCACCTGAGCTTGGTGTCAAGTACCGGCTGCAGTTTATAGATTTCATGCACGCCTTCATGTCAATACTTGTGTTTGTTGCTATTGCGCTATTTGATCAGAATGTGGTGAATTGCTTGAATCCAACACCATCAGCTGAGATGCAAGAAGTCCTCGGGGCATTGCCAGTGGGGATTGGTGTAGTTTGCAGTGTGttatttgttgtttttcctaCACAGCGCCATGGAATTGGCTTCCCTCTATCTGCTATTTGA
- the LOC110604579 gene encoding receptor-like protein kinase HSL1, with translation MLLFLLPFLSLLFPSPSFSLNQEGLYLHQVKLSLSDPDSALSSWSDRDTTPCSWFGVSCDPVTHSVSSIDLSNSNVAGPFPSLLCRLHNLTSISFYNNFINESLPLDISSCQNLHHLDLSQNCLTGTLPHTLADLPNLRYLDLTGNNFSGDIPESFGRFQKLEVISLVYNLFDGVIPPFLGNITTLKMLNLSYNPFSPGRIPLELGNLTNLEILWLTECNLVGEIPDSLGQLKNLKDLDLAVNSLTGTIPSSLTELTSVFQIELYNNSLTGELPRGLGNLTALRLLDASMNDLNGPIPDELCRLPLESLNLYENRFEGNLPASIANSPRLYELRLFSNRLTGELPQNLGKNSPLKWLDVSSNKFTGQIPASLCAYGELEELLMIHNSFSGQIPESLSECRSLARVRLGYNRFSGEVPSGFWGLPHVYLVELANNSFSGPIAKTIATAANLSLLILDNNRFNGIIPQEIGWLENLRSFSGSENKFSGPLPVSIVNLKLLGSLNLHGNLLSGELPSGVDNWKKMNELNLANNQVSGKIPEQIGRLPVLNYLDLSNNQFSGKIPLSMQNLKLNHLNLSNNRLSGEIPPFFSKQMYKSSFLGNPGLCGGIEGLCDGRGEGKGGGYVWFLKSIFILAALVLVVGVVWFYFKYQSFKNARAIDKSKWTLMSFHKLGFSECEILASLDEDNVIGSGSSGKVYKVVLSIGEVVAVKKLWGGDKKESDETDVEKGQFQDDRFEAEIETLGKIRHKNIVKLWCCCITRDCKLLVYEYMPNGSLGDLLHSGKGGLLDWPTRYKILLDAAEGLSYLHHDCVPPIVHRDVKSSNILLDGDFGARLADFGVAKVVDSTAGKPKSMSVIAGSCGYIAPEYAYTLRVNEKSDIYSFGVVILELITRKLPVDPELGEKDLVKWVCTTLDQKGVDHVIDPKLDSCFREEICKVLNIGILCINPLPISRPSMRRVVKMLQEVGPENIPKTAKKDGKLTPYYNEDGLDHGNVA, from the exons ATGCTTCTCTTTCTCCTTCCTTTCCTTTCCCTTCTCTTTCCTTCCCCTTCCTTTTCTCTCAACCAAGAAGGCCTCTATCTCCACCAAgtgaagctctctctctctgacCCTGACTCCGCTCTCTCTTCCTGGTCCGACCGCGACACCACCCCTTGCTCCTGGTTCGGCGTTAGCTGCGACCCTGTTACCCACTCTGTCTCTTCCATCGACCTCTCCAACTCCAACGTAGCTGGCCCTTTTCCTTCCCTCCTCTGCCGCCTCCACAACCTCACGTCCATTTCCTTCTATAATAACTTCATTAATGAGAGTCTCCCTCTTGACATTTCCTCCTGCCAGAATCTTCACCACCTTGATCTCTCTCAGAACTGCCTTACTGGTACACTCCCTCATACCTTAGCTGACCTCCCCAACCTCAGGTATCTTGACCTCACCGGTAACAACTTCTCCGGGGATATTCCTGAGTCTTTTGGTCGGTTTCAAAAACTCGAGGTCATTTCTCTTGTTTATAATCTCTTTGATGGGGTAATACCCCCATTCTTGGGCAACATTACTACTCTAAAGATGCTGAATTTGTCTTACAATCCGTTTTCTCCTGGTCGGATTCCTCTGGAGCTTGGGAACTTGACCAACCTGGAGATTTTGTGGCTCACTGAGTGTAATCTAGTTGGTGAGATTCCTGACTCCCTGGGTCAACTCAAGAATCTCAAGGATTTGGACCTTGCAGTCAACAGTTTAACCGGCACCATCCCGAGCTCACTCACTGAGCTGACTAGCGTGTTCCAAATCGAGCTCTACAACAATTCGCTGACCGGTGAGTTGCCTCGGGGGTTGGGGAATTTAACTGCATTGAGACTGCTTGACGCGTCGATGAACGACTTGAATGGGCCTATTCCTGACGAGTTGTGCCGGTTACCATTAGAGAGTCTCAATCTCTATGAGAATCGATTCGAAGGGAACTTGCCTGCGAGCATTGCCAACTCACCACGATTATACGAGCTCAGACTGTTTAGTAACAGACTCACCGGCGAGTTGCCCCAAAACCTCGGCAAAAATTCGCCGCTGAAATGGCTCGACGTGTCGAGCAATAAATTCACAGGCCAAATCCCTGCGAGTTTGTGTGCATATGGCgagttagaggagctgctaatGATACACAATTCATTTTCGGGTCAAATACCGGAAAGTTTAAGTGAATGCCGGAGCTTAGCTCGTGTCCGCTTGGGGTATAACCGGTTCTCTGGTGAAGTGCCATCTGGGTTCTGGGGCTTGCCTCATGTATACCTTGTTGAGCTTGCTAACAATTCATTTTCTGGTCCAATTGCTAAGACCATAGCCACGGCAGCAAATTTGTCGCTGTTGATTTTAGATAATAATCGTTTCAATGGAATCATACCACAGGAGATTGGTTGGTTAGAGAATCTTCGGTCTTTTTCTGGAAGTGAAAATAAATTCAGTGGACCGTTGCCCGTGAGTATAGTGAATCTGAAGCTGTTGGGAAGTCTGAATCTTCATGGGAATTTGCTTTCCGGTGAGCTGCCAAGCGGAGTTGataactggaagaaaatgaatgaGCTCAATTTGGCTAACAACCAGGTTTCAGGGAAGATACCCGAGCAAATTGGAAGGCTGCCTGTGCTTAATTATCTCGATTTGTCTAACAATCAGTTTTCTGGGAAAATCCCACTTAGCATGCAGAATTTAAAGTTGAATCATCTGAATTTGTCAAATAACAGGCTATCTGGGGAGATTCCACCTTTCTTTTCCAAGCAAATGTACAAAAGTAGCTTTCTTGGAAATCCTGGCTTATGTGGAGGTATTGAAGGTCTGTGCGATGGAAGAGGTGAAGGTAAAGGCGGAGGTTATGTCTGGTTTCTGAAGTCCATTTTCATACTTGCTGCTCTAGTCCTTGTTGTTGGTGTGGTTTGGTTCTATTTCAAGTACCAGAGTTTTAAGAATGCAAGAGCTATCGACAAGTCAAAATGGACATTGATGTCGTTTCACAAGTTGGGTTTCAGTGAATGCGAGATCTTGGCTTCTCTTGATGAGGATAATGTAATAGGAAGTGGATCTTCAGGCAAAGTGTACAAGGTTGTGCTTAGCATCGGCGAAGTAGTAGCAGTGAAGAAGCTCTGGGGAGGGGATAAAAAGGAGAGTGATGAAACCGATGTTGAGAAGGGTCAGTTCCAGGACGACAGATTCGAAGCAGAGATTGAGACTTTGGGTAAGATTAGACACAAGAACATTGTGAAGCTATGGTGCTGCTGCATCACTAGAGACTGCAAACTTCTGGTATACGAGTACATGCCAAATGGTAGCTTGGGTGATTTGCTGCACAGTGGCAAGGGAGGGTTGCTAGATTGGCCAACAAGATATAAGATCCTTTTAGATGCAGCTGAAGGACTTTCATATTTGCATCACGACTGCGTTCCTCCAATTGTGCATAGAGATGTTAAGTCGAGCAACATTCTGTTGGATGGGGATTTCGGAGCAAGGTTGGCCGATTTCGGTGTAGCCAAGGTGGTTGATTCTACCGCCGGAAAGCCCAAGTCCATGTCTGTTATTGCAGGGTCCTGTGGTTACATTGCTCCAG AGTATGCTTACACACTTAGGGTGAATGAAAAGAGTGATATCTACAGCTTTGGTGTGGTAATTTTGGAGTTAATCACAAGGAAGCTTCCGGTGGATCCAGAGCTCGGCGAGAAGGATTTGGTCAAGTGGGTATGCACCACTCTAGATCAGAAAGGAGTAGATCATGTAATTGATCCCAAATTGGATTCTTGTTTCAGAGAAGAAATATGCAAGGTCCTCAACATTGGCATTCTCTGTATAAATCCTCTCCCCATCAGCCGTCCATCAATGAGAAGGGTGGTGAAAATGCTGCAAGAAGTTGGACCAGAGAACATCCCAAAGACTGCTAAAAAAGATGGGAAATTGACACCCTATTACAATGAAGATGGCTTAGATCATGGAAATGTAGCTTGA
- the LOC110604809 gene encoding pentatricopeptide repeat-containing protein At5g46100, translated as MKTLLKWSKKIKPSQVEQLIRAEKDVHKALLIFDSATAEYCNGFRHDHSTFGVMISKLLSVNQFRKAEEMLERMKEERCNITEHIFLSVCRAYGRVHKPLDAIRVFHKMNDFECKPTQKSYITVFAILVEENQLKIAMRFYRYMREMGISPSVVSLNVLIKALCKDSRTFDAALRIFREMPNHGCIPDSYTYGTLINGFCRLGKIHEAKELFREMETKGCSPSVVMYTSLIHGLSQSNNMDEAVGFLEDMKTKGIEPNVFTYSSLMDGLCKNQRSSQAMELLKMMISKNCKPNMITYSTLINGLCKEGKLPEAVEMLDRMKLQGIKPDAGLYRKIINGLCENHKFQEAANFLEEMVLGGISPSRLTWSLHVRINNIVVQGLSSDGDKSRAFQLYLSMRTRGISVQYETFNSLIKCFCYKKDLHSSARIVDEMVLDGCVPDWETWNELVCGFWDQRKVREAAELLAIKLMNLSA; from the coding sequence ATGAAAACTTTGTTGAAATGGTCGAAAAAAATCAAGCCTTCTCAAGTTGAGCAGCTGATACGGGCAGAAAAGGACGTACATAAAGCTTTACTCATATTTGATTCTGCCACCGCTGAGTACTGTAATGGTTTTAGGCATGATCATTCCACATTTGGTGTCATGATCTCCAAGTTGCTCTCTGTAAACCAGTTTAGAAAAGCTGAGGAGATGCTTGAGAGAATGAAGGAGGAAAGATGTAATATCACGGAACATATATTCCTTTCTGTTTGCAGAGCCTATGGCAGAGTGCATAAGCCATTAGATGCCATCAGGGTTTTCCATAAGATGAATGATTTTGAATGCAAACCCACACAGAAGTCTTATATTACCGTGTTTGCTATTCTTGTGGAAGAGAACCAGTTAAAGATTGCAATGAGGTTTTACCGGTATATGAGAGAAATGGGTATTTCACCTAGTGTTGTATCTCTCAATGTCCTTATCAAAGCCCTTTGCAAGGACAGTAGAACTTTTGATGCTGCTCTTAGGATATTTAGAGAGATGCCTAATCATGGGTGTATTCCCGATTCATATACATATGGTACGTTGATAAATGGTTTTTGTCGACTAGGGAAGATTCATGAAGCAAAGGAGTTGTTTAGAGAGATGGAAACAAAAGGTTGTTCACCATCTGTGGTTATGTATACTTCATTGATACATGGTTTATCACAGTCTAATAATATGGATGAAGCTGTGGGATTCCTCGAAGATATGAAGACCAAAGGCATTGAGCCAAATGTGTTTACTTACAGTTCTTTAATGGATGGTCTTTGCAAAAATCAGCGATCTTCACAAGCCATGGAACTACTGAAAATGATGATTAGCAAAAACTGTAAACCTAATATGATAACTTATAGTACCTTAATAAATGGCCTCTGTAAAGAAGGAAAACTTCCTGAAGCTGTGGAGATGCTTGACAGAATGAAGCTTCAGGGCATAAAACCAGATGCAGGGCTGTATAGGAAGATCATAAATGGGTTGTGCGAAAATCACAAGTTTCAGGAGGCTGCAAACTTCCTCGAAGAGATGGTACTTGGGGGGATCTCACCAAGCAGATTAACATGGAGCCTTCATGTTAGGATTAATAATATAGTAGTCCAAGGTCTTTCTAGCGATGGCGATAAAAGTCGAGCCTTCCAATTGTATTTAAGTATGCGTACAAGAGGTATTTCAGTTCAATATGAGACATTCAATTCTCTAATAAAGTGTTTTTGCTATAAAAAAGACCTGCACAGTTCCGCTCGTATTGTTGATGAGATGGTGCTGGATGGATGTGTTCCTGACTGGGAAACATGGAATGAATTGGTGTGTGGATTTTGGGATCAAAGAAAGGTGCGGGAAGCTGCTGAGCTGTTAGCAATTAAGCTGATGAATTTATCAGCCTAG